The sequence CTGCAAGCGGGCAGAGCAGCGGTAAGGACTGGCAGGCGCTGCTCCCAGTGTCCACCCCATCCTCATCCCATCCTCCTgcccagcaggcctccctgtctccagCAGTGCCCACAAAGGGCCTAGACTGCCCTAGAACAACCTCCAGCATAGGGACTGGGACACACAATGAATTATAAAAGCGACTATTTATTAAACAACTCTGAGCTGCAGACCTCATACATCTACTGTGAGAATTTAAAGAGCTCACATGTGCAAGCACTTAGTTTAAGTACTGCCTATTAGCTAACGGTACTGTTAATATTATCACTGGCACAGGCCCTGGGCTAAGAACACAcatgtaactgtgtgtgtgtatacgatatataaaaattacatttaattctACTAACAATCGTTTAAATTAGGTACtggtattatccccatttcacagataaagaaactgaggtttaaagGGTTAAGTTCCTTGTCCAGAGCCAGACATTACAAAGTGGCTGTAATTTGAGCCTGGACAGTCTGAGGACAGATCCCAGGTTCTCAATCAGCATGCTTAGTGAAAAGCTAAATGTAgaatttccctagtggtccagtaggtaagaatctgcctgtcagtgcagggtacccgggtttgatccctggtccaggaagatcccacatgcctcagagcaactaagcctgtgtgccacaactactgagcctgcgctcgaGAGGCAGTGTTCCGcaggagaagccgccacaatgagaagcctgtgtactgctGCATGCTGCTACCTGCAGAAGCGaagacccagagtagccaaaaataaaatccatcagtAAGACAGACGCGGTGGTACTCAACCTCGGCTGCACCTCAGAATCCTCCAGGGAGCTTTAAAAAAGGAGGACCCTTGGCCTCCCTCCAAGATTCCAGTTTAGCAGCCTGAAACCTCTTCCTCCCATCCCACTGCCCAGGTCACCAGAGCCTCGTCATCTGTCCTCCTTGGCGGCCACCCCACAGGCACACCCCCCTAGGCGCTCCATCTGCCGAGCCtgctggcagggctggggctccTCACCTGGGGCTTGATGTTCACCTTCTCCACAGCGTTCTCGTTCAGCCACTTGACATCGATCTCCACGTCAAAGTGCCCAATGTTACACACAATGGCATCATCCTTCATCTGTTCAAAGTGCCTGTGGGGGAGCCTCAGTCCGTGAGAGAGGGTCAGCGACCAAGGGCAGCCCCATGCCTGCCCCCTCCTTCACTCCCTAGGACCCCCACACCACACCAGCACCTACTGGCCAAGAATGATGTCAATACAGCCCGTGGTGGTGACAAAGATGTTGCCCTCTTGACAGGCCTCATCCATGGTGGTCACCTCGTAGCCTGTGTAGAGACAGCCCCCATGGGTCAGCCAGCGTGGCCATGCCCCTCCTCTGGCCCCAGCGGCTGACGGCCAACCCCCGCTCTATCATACCCTCCATGGCAGCTTGAAGTGCGTTGATGGGATCGATCTCCGTGATGATGACACGGGCCCCAAATCCCCTCAGGGCCTGGGCACAGCCCTTGCCCACGTCGCCATAGCCTGCAACCACCGCCACCTTGCCCGCAATCATGACATCTGTGGCCCGCTTGATGCCATCTATGAGGGACTCCCGGCAGCCATAGAGGTTGTCAAACTTGCTCTGAGAGGAGAGGGGGTAaggcagggatgggggcaggCAAAGCCCTGGGGCCTCAGACCCACTCTCAACATCTCAGCCTGCTGGGCCTTGGGCTGATCACCTCCTGGGACTTCTCCCCACCAGCTAGTGTGTTCACGTGCCCCTTGCCCCTGCTCAGCCCCATGACTTTCTCCCCAGTCTTTCTCAGCCAGTCCAGAAGGCTTCCTGAGGATCAACTATGAGACCACCCAAAGAATCTGCTTCACTTCAAACCTCCCAATGCCTAGCTCTGAGGATCACTGCGTAATCCTTTGTCTCTTTAATACACTCATCACTCTGTCTACAACCCCTTTCCCCACCAAGTGAGGGCTAAATTCCTCACGGCAGCCTCCCTGGGGACCTTCTTCAGGGCCTATTCCTGAGCTGCTCTGGAAACCAACAGCAGAAGCCATTGCTGCTCCCCAGGCTCACCTTGGTGACAGAGTCGTTGACATTGATGGCCGGCACCTTCAGGATCCCTTTGGCCATCATCTTGTACAGGTTGTGGACCCCCGTTGTGGTCTCTTCAGAGATGCCTCGGATGCCTGAAcaagaggggaggggacagaTTTCAGGCCAGGAAGGAGTGGCCTCTGGGATGGGACTCTAAGAGCCTAAGAGAGCCCACAACTGAACTCACCTGAATGCCTCACCTTTGCCTTCTAAAGATGCTCCTCTTTCTGGGTTCCCATCTCTGCAACCTATACCACAGTCCACCTAATCACCCAGGCCAGCACGAGGGAGGAGTCGCCACCTTCACTAGGCCTCATGATTCTACCTCCCAACAACTCACAGACTCTTCATCCCCACTGCCCACATCCCTGCCACAACGCGTCCTCTACATAGCAGCCACACTTAACATGTATATTTTCAGAGACGTCTTTCAGTACCATCCAATTACTTCCCTTTGCTCTCAGCATCAAGCCCAGCTCTCTCGCTGAGTTTATTACAAAGTCTTTACACATCTGATCTTCACTAAGGCTCCAGTGAAGGAAGTTCCCATGCTGGCTAACTTTCTGTTTCCTGAAAGGTCATCctttcctacctcagggccttggcACTCACTATAACATTCcctacttccctccccaccctgctttTAACAAAGCTTCCCAGCTGTTCTCAGCCCTAGCCTTATGCTCACCCTTGGGCCATCATCTCAGCCAGCCTTCCCCCAGCTGCCCCAGCCCAGAAGATGGGCCCCAGCACGCTTACAGGAGCCTGAGGATATCCCATCTTCCACAAAATCTGCTGCTTGAGGCACCAGGAGTCCTGCCAGGCCTGCCGCTCTCATGTGGACAAGCAAGAGCCATTTAAACCACCAGCACCCAGCCCACCGACCTGCCCTACTCACCTGACAGGAGCTGCGGGTACTTGGTGTGGATGAGGTTGGTGAGATCACCACCGTCGTCCAGAATCATGTTGAGGGGCTCGTCCTTGAAGTACAGCGTCTGTTCAATGCACCACAGGTACTCCTCATCCGTTTCGCCCTTCCAGGCGTACACTGGAGAGTGAGTGGCATGTCAGGGCTGGCCCTCCACAATGGCACCTGCTCCAGGGACCCACCTAGGTAGTCTCAAGACTATCTTCTTCCTAATTTCCATCCCCAACCACCTCCAGCCTCTCTGAGGACTCAGCAGTGCTAAGGACACAACTTGGAGCCAGAGGTATCAGAGTGTGAATCCTGGTTCTGCactgaccagctgtgtgactttcggCAAATCACTTCACCTCTGAGTCTCACTTTCATTGTCGATGGTAGTATAGATTAAGTGAGACGGGAGCCAAACACAGACCCCCTATATATAAGTATCTGGAAagaattctttcctttctcactCTTTCTTTTCCTACCCTCGTCTGTCTGGGCCCCTAGCTCACAGTGACCAGGGTTCCTACCCACTGTGCCTCCTGCTGGGAGGGAGGTGTGACGGGAGGAGGGACACATTAGGTGGACTCAAGAGACAAGCTCCAGGGTCCATTCTGCACTGAAAGGACCTGATGGGCCCACAGTCTCTGTAATACGTTATCCTAGGCGACGTCTGGCCAGCATCTACTAACAGCAGCTACCGTGTATGGAGCACTTTCTCTGTGTCAGGCAATACTCTAACTGCTTCTTGCCCCCATCTCATCTGTCCTCACAGAAACCCTGTGAGGCTGGCATTACCATCATCATCGCCTACAGATGCCCAGAGAAGCGGCTGAGATGTGCCCAGGTCACTCATCATGACActctgctgttgctgtttttggccgcacagcatgtgggatcctagttccccaatcagggatcaaatccatgccccctgcaccaGAAGccccgagtcttaaccactgggccaccagagaagtcccagcatGGCACTGCTGAGCAAGCAACAGAGTCCCGTGCTCCTGACTGCCAGCTCAGGCTCCTCCCATCATGTGGTACAACTGCGACACAGGTGTGGGGCTCCCAGGAACCTCCTGTGAGCAAAGGACACCTGCCAAGCAAGGCCAGCTTCCCCTCCCTCAAACTGGGGCAGATAATGGTCTTGAAAACAAGGCCTTTCCAGAAAGCGGCCATGGAGTCCAAACTAGGCTGAGGAGCTGGGGACACGCCGACCCTTGGTCAGTTGATGGAGAGGTCTTCCCCAACTCTTTACCTTCCCCCCGCAGCTGGTTAGAAGGAACTGTGAATGAATGTCCTATTTTATCATCGTCAGACCGAACCACTTCCCTCCCCAAGCCCAAGCAGActtgtttctgtttctccagCAGCCTGTGAGAAAGTCCTTCCTCTTTGGTTGTGGTCCTTCCCCAGTACCTAGACCATCAGATACTATGCAGTGGATCTCTGGGACTCTTTTTCTGTCCAGTACCCCTCCCTGCTTCTTTTTAAGGAACTTTTTGTTTTAAGGAACTTTTTAAGGAACATCctctttttaaggaacttccccCTCTTCAACACCATGTGATTCCCAATCACTGACTTGAATAGGGCAAGTAAGTGCCTTCAGTAGGATCTGAGATGACAGCTGGACAAAACGGCTCTTTCCGATGGGTCTCTAGGCAAGGATTCTGTGGCCATGACTCTTCCCTACTGTAGGGAGGTCTGCAGCAGTAAAAGTGAAGTGATGCAAACAGAGAAAATCAGAGCCCCTTCCTGTATTCCTGTATCCCCCAGCAAGGACTCACCTGGAATGCCAGCCTTGGCAATGGCAGCTGCTGCATggtcctgggtggagaagatatTGCAGCTGGACCACCGCACCTGAAAGAGCCAGCAAGACAGGGCTGGTCACAGCCAGGTCAGAAGACCAGGGTCACTAGACAGGGGTAAGAAAAGGCCCTGAATCTAGGGATGAGAGGCCTGGGATCTACACCCAACTGGTTCTGCAACCATAGGCTGGGGACCCTGGTGAGTGGATGGGAGCCAGAGCAGTGACAAGGCCTAACATATGTGAAAACAAGGCTCTGCCATATGGAGGGGGAAGGGCTCCACAAGGAAGCAAGGAGACAAGTGAAGAAGCTGTTGTTAGCGTTAAAACAAGATATGCAACTATAGCAGTGGAGGGGATAAGTATTATTCTGAAGGATTTGTTGGGAGGGTTAGTTTGTTGGAGTAAGAGACAAAAAGAAGAGTCAGGGATGACCCCAGATTCTTGAACAGAGAGAACTGTAAGGCAGAAGCCTGTAATTGCTTACATGGGGAAGACACCAAGAAGTGTAGGAAATCATGAGTTTGTTTACACATGTTGAGGTTGCAATGTCAATCAATCAGATCTCCAAGTGGAGATGGTACATCAGTTGCTGGATATGATGTACTATATCATATAAATATTATGTTATGACATAACCacataaacaatatttaaaaccATAAAATCAGACCACTTAAGAGAGGGAGTGTAGAAAAGAAAGAGGTAGGCCAAGGACTGACACTGTTGGACTCACTAGTTGTTTCTGGCTGCCCCGCACCACCACCAACCCCGCCCCCCATAAAACATCGTCAGAGAACTTGGAGGAGCTGCAATCATTGGTACACATGACCCAGGCTGAACCAATCAGAGAGCACCATCTTTCCAGCAGCCATGATTGGCCAAGGGCAGGCACGTGACCCCACGAGGGCCTATAGGAGCCAGACCCTTAGATGATTCGGTAGGGCTCTGGGCTTGAGTCTTTCCTGCTAGAGCTTCCCCAGTCAGGAGAATGTGAATTGAGGGTGACCAGACGCCATTTCCCAGTAAGAGCAAATCAGCAGAACAGTCACCACAAATGGTAGTGAGGGGCGCCCGTGACAAGGCTGGAGCTGGAACCCCTGCTGGGCCTGAGGGGACACAAGACTATAGAGTTCCCGGCTCCGCAAGAACTGCTGCTTCAGGCCTCACCTCAGCACCCAGGGCAACGAGGGTCTCAATGAGGACGGCGGTCTCCACGGTCATGTGCAGGCAGCCAGCAATGCGAGCGCCCTTCAGAGGCTTGGAGGCCGAGTACATTTCTCGCATGTGCATCAGGCCcggcatctcattctctgccaggTCCAGGGCCTTGCGTCCCCAAGCGGCCAGGCTGATGTCAGCTGCAGGGGCAGGATGGACGGAAGTTCATGAGCTACCTCATCCCATCAACCATGAAGCAAGCACCCACCACTCCGCACTCATCCCCTGTGGACTCGAAACACTAGGCTGGCTGCAATCTCACTGATTCAAGGATTTCCTGGAGCAGGGCAGTCAAAAGGTCCCTGCCTAACCGCAGCCTACGCATAGCCTTGTGGgagaacatttaattaaaaaatcccaCAGGAAcataaggacttctctggtgactcagatggtaaagaatctgcctgcaatgcaggagacccaggttcaatccctgtgttgggaagatcctctggagaagggaatggcaatccactccagtattcttgcctggagaatcccatggatagaggagcctggctggctacagtccatggtgtggcaaagagtcggacacaactgagtgactaagacaaaCACACAGAGGAACATGATTACAACACAGGTAAATGCTCCCTTGAAAAATAAATAGCTGTCAGCCTATACATGCCTCTTACTACCCTTTCTGTTTGCCACCTAAAATTCCCGAAAGATTTTAGCTCCTGGTTCTCCATCTTCCTAATCACCACTCTTGGTGACTTCAACATTCCTAAGTGATACAACCTAACACCTTGGACTCAGCACCattctttgatctccttgtagatAGAGAAATATTTCTCCACCCCTGTCATTTCTTCCCACCTGGAGGGAACTCATCTGTGTAACTAACAGCTCTTGGCCTCTCTCTGCCCCAGGGGAGGTGAAGCAACCTGTTTAATTAGTAAacttagaaggaaaaaatgggGCATGCACAGTTCAGGTCTCCCCTCTTTTGCAAGCAAGCAACAACCAACCTGCCTGCGGGGAGCGCATTCTTCCAGAGAGATCTACCCAAACCCACCTTGCCTGTAACTGGCGGGTTAACTGCTCAATTTGGGCGTTTGGTTAGCATGATCATTGGACTTTGACACTAGTCTACATCTTCGGGCTTCAATGGATGCTATTAGTTATCCCTTGATACCTACAGGGGATTGGTTCTGGGAACTTCTATGGATGCCAAAATTCTCAGATGCTCAATtgccttatataaaatggcatggaggttcagtcactaagtcgtgtccaactcttgctaccccatggactgtagcccactaggctcctctgtccatgggatttcccaggcaagaatactagagtaagttggcactgccttctccagaggatcttgccatcccaggggttgaacccacatctcctgcattggcaggcggattctttactgctgagccaccagggaatcctataTGCTCCATTAGATTACTCAGTATCCCATATCCTCTTACCTCTTTGACGACTTCACTACTCCACTGAAACTGCTCTTCTTAAGGTCTCCGTAAGGCCCCATAGCCATTGGTCAATTATCTATGTTTACGTTTCTCCCTGCAGCACCAACAGCACTAAGTAGTCTCTTTTTCTGAATCCCTTTCTTTCTGTGGTTTCCCTTCCACTTTCCTGGTTCCTCTTCCTGTAACAGACTCTCAAAGTTTGGAGGTTCTCACGGCTCTGTCATCTCCCTCCTCTCCTACGAGATGAGCTCATCCCGCTTTATGGCTTGAAATACCTTTTCTACAGCAGTGTCTGCCACCTGTTCATCTCCAGCCCAGACTTCTCCCCTGAACCTGAGACTCATAATTCAACTGCCTACTCAGCATCTTGGTTGTCCATCTAGATAATGTGTCAAGTTTGAGCCCTCATGACTCCTTTTTCTCACCCCAAACTTGTTACTCCCCCAGTATCCTCATTTTAGGAAATGAAACCACCATTCAACCAGCTGCTCTAGCCAAAAACTTAGGGTTTCTTGattcctcttttcccctctcaCCCTCTTCCAACCCATCAGCACTGTTGTCTCAACATCCCAAATATGAGCAATCCAACAGCATCTCACCACCCTGGATCACTGAAGCAGCCTCCTCACTGGTCTCTCTGCTGTTCTCCCCATGTTAGGGAAATGAAGATGGAGGTcgtcttgttcaggcttcagaagcaggagagTAGCCCTCTGACTGACTTCTGACCCTGCATGGACTATGTGCCTGCTTTGGTTACCGGCAAGTCAAGCCACACCTTAGGTTAAGAGAGGGAGTGggtcttggaatttcctgagcccCTGGACGCCCGGCCAAACCCCTACGCTGACCCCCAGACCCTTGTTtcacaaaaggaaacaaacagcattgtaaaagGGAAAACAAGAGCTGCATTTTTGCGTGCAAACTGACAATATCAGCTTGCAGCCTGGGATTACAGGCAGGAGCCCCCAAAACTGCAATCTGAAGTCTCACCCGTGGGGTGGACCACTGCCCGGGACCCTTTTCCCAATTGAGACTCCAAATTGCTGGTACTCGGGATGTCCCAGCACTGTTCAAGTTTGGATGTAGGTTGTcagcccaatttggtgatgtatatgCTATTACCCCTCtctatcatttctatttctttgcttttaacaACTAATTGTTTGTGTATTAACAAGTGGATTTTTTTGTTAATGAATCCTTTGAacctaaaatgaaagtaaaacacCCCAAAGGCGAGGTCTTCAAGTGGCTACTTGGGATGCTGCCTGATTCAAGAATCACCTAATAAGAGTtagatctttaaaaaacaaacaataccccacaaaagtcagagaaacaaacttttaaatttttaaatgtatcaccTCCATTCTTCTGCTAAAGTGAAAAAGCCAGCCAGCCTCCAATGGCTTCCCCTAACCGACTCTTCACATGGCCACAGTGCCGTGCCCAGGTGTCTGCTCACCCTTCTTGCCCACCTCGCCACCCTTTTCTCCGCCTCACTAGTTGCTCAACCATGCGAACCTCCTTACTGTCTTCATattcctgcctcagggctttAACCCAAGCAGCTCTCTCAGCCTGGAAGGCTCCTCCCATCACCTGatacagtacctggcacacagtaggtgcttaggaaagaaggaagaacttGGTATACTGCTGCTGGAGGAACTGAGAGCATGCCAGGGTGACTCTAGTAGAGGGAGTAAGATGATGAGTCAGGATTTTATTCCTGTAGAGTTTTAAGGGGAGTCCCATGACCAGACTTGTCTTTTGAGAAGGCTTCTTTGGTTGCTGCAAGTATCTACGAAGCAAGAGACTCACGGAGACCTGTGAGGAGGGAGCCCAGGACTGGGGTGGTGGCTGTGGAGACAGAGAAGTGGGCAGGTCTCCTCACTTAGAAAACAGATTGTATCTCTAGTACTCAGCTGGGTTGGGCACAGAGTAGGGGTTGGCCATGTTTACTGACCATCCTTGTTGTTAAGACTGAATGAGAGAAGGTCCACGAAAGGGGCAGGCAGTAGATgggtcaccaaaaaaaaaaaatctgaacctAGTCCAACTCCCAAAATTTACAATGAGGAAAGGCTCAGAGAAATGTTTGCCGCGGGTCTGACAGCCAGTCAAGAGTAGGGGTGGGACTGGTGGCCAGGCAGAGCTGGTACAGCCAGAGGCTCCTGGGAGGGGCCCAGTAGTGGACAACAGTTCCTGTCCTATCCTAAGCTGcacctcctctgccaccccctgtCCCTCTAGCGAAAAGAACTCTTTCACTGCCCTCGGGATACAGCTGTGCCAGCCCTGGTGTTTTCATGGGTCCCTCAACTCCAAGAGCACAGGAGGGTCTGGCACTCTAAGCTCTGGGGGTTTTGGTGCCCAGGGGAGCTGAGGACTTGCAGAAGCTGCAGTAACACCTGTCCTAGGACAAGCCAAGAACATGAGCAAAACCCTGAGTGTTTCTTCATCTGCGAAGTGGGAATAATCCTAACCTTCCTTGAGCCCAAGGATTAAAGATACCATATGGGCAATGTCTGGCACAGCACGCCCTCCCTGATGGAGGCTTCCTTTCAACCCTACTTAGCCAAGTTCCTCCACTTCCGAATGTAGCCTTATCTCCTCCCACACAATGCAAAGCCCTCAACCCCTAACCCACCCATCTCTCCATAGTAATAACAAGCCTCTTTTCCAGCTCAGCCACTGGACCTTGCTTAatctttctgggcttcagtttcatccacacAACAGGGACGATAACCTACTCTGGCCCGCTGCTTGATAAACTACTATTGGTAAGTTACTATTTTCCAGAGAGTTTTTGGAAGTTTTTTCCTTTTACggcttcagtttcttcctctgtataatGGGATAAAGTCCACCCCTAAAGATCATTCTGTAAACAAATGCAAATCCCCAAATACATAAgaagtgctccataaatgttgATGCTTTTCTCCAGGTTGAATGGTGTGCtggatttactttaaaaattgctAGCCAGACTGAACCGGTTTCTGCTGAAAGGTCATTAGGATTATTCCAAATGTGTTCACTTATACACAGTGGTGAAAAGATGAGCATGGCCTGGGTGCATCTATTCCACCACCTCCCAGTTATAAGTTTGGGCAAGTTACCTTTTTTTCCTGTGTCTCAGTAAATCCATAAAATGAGAAAGTAACAGTCCCTACCCTAAAAAGTCAttagaataaaatgaattaatctaTAAGAAAGGTACAAGTGGTGTCCATGCCACAGTAAACGTTAACGATCAGTGTATCAGCTTCAATACATAGGACGGCAGGAAGGATTTTTCTAACCACTCCAAAAGTTCGAGATTCTATGTAGGACTGTTCTTGCTGGCCAAGCGAGTGACCCCAGAGGTTGAGTAACAAGCCAAAGGTCCCCGGTGAGTGGACTTGCCCGGCCTCGGGCTCAGtctccaggcccctcccccacGCGCCCTTCGGGGCCCCAGTACCCTCGCCGTCCCCGTGGGAGGCTCAACGAGGGGTGGGCACTTGCCCGGGACCATCCAGTTGGCCAAGGAGCCGGTCCAGGCCCAGGAGGCAGGATCCAGGCTCCCTAGCGTTGGTCCCGGCAGGTGCCATTGGTCCCAGGCTATGGCCAGGTGCAcgctgccccctgccccaggcgACTCTGCGCGGAACACGCCGCCGCTCCGCAGTCCGTGCCGCTGCACCCTGCCTCGCGGGGCACGCCGGAACTTGTAGTTCGCGGCCGCACGCCAAGACATGCTAGCTGCGGCGGGGGAACTCCAACCCCCAGGCGGCCACGCGGGGCCAAGACCGCGCTGTGCCAGTGATTCAAGAGGGTCCTTCTGAGCGCCCCAGGTCGGCCCCGCGGCCGCCGCCCCAACAGGTCCCCAGCGGGTGGGGAGCGGATGCGGCTGGTTGCACGTC is a genomic window of Bos mutus isolate GX-2022 chromosome 13, NWIPB_WYAK_1.1, whole genome shotgun sequence containing:
- the AHCY gene encoding adenosylhomocysteinase encodes the protein MSDKLPYKVADISLAAWGRKALDLAENEMPGLMHMREMYSASKPLKGARIAGCLHMTVETAVLIETLVALGAEVRWSSCNIFSTQDHAAAAIAKAGIPVYAWKGETDEEYLWCIEQTLYFKDEPLNMILDDGGDLTNLIHTKYPQLLSGIRGISEETTTGVHNLYKMMAKGILKVPAINVNDSVTKSKFDNLYGCRESLIDGIKRATDVMIAGKVAVVAGYGDVGKGCAQALRGFGARVIITEIDPINALQAAMEGYEVTTMDEACQEGNIFVTTTGCIDIILGQHFEQMKDDAIVCNIGHFDVEIDVKWLNENAVEKVNIKPQVDRYLLKNGRRIILLAEGRLVNLGCAMGHPSFVMSNSFTNQVLAQIELWTHPDKYPVGVHFLPKKLDEAVAEAHLGKLNVKLTRLTEKQAQYLGMSREGPFKPDHYRY